The proteins below come from a single Salvelinus fontinalis isolate EN_2023a chromosome 1, ASM2944872v1, whole genome shotgun sequence genomic window:
- the LOC129842799 gene encoding proline-rich proteoglycan 2-like, which produces MGADPWQSVAVSGRNQGPGSLPARSTNTLRYPPQRLPQTVSPTEVTTVSIPHRGCHSQYPPQSLPQSVAPHRGCHSRYPPQKLPQPVSPTEVATAGIPPQRVPQPVSPTVVATAGIPPQRLPQPISPTEVATAGIPHRGYHSQYPPQRMPQPVSPTELTTVGSPHRGCHSRYPPQKLPQPVSPTKVATAGIPPQRLPQPISPTKVATASIPHRGCHRCYPPQRLPQPVSPTEVATAGIPHRGCHSRYPPQRLPQPVSPTEGNYTIRGLEVVVVMACSHNTSQIHCAPVIRSSALVNIQRG; this is translated from the exons ATGGGTGCTGACCCCTGGCAGAGCGTGGCCGTATCGGGTCGCAACCAGGGCCCAGGCTCACTTCCTGCCAGGAGCACCAACACCCT CCGGTATCCCCCACAGAGGTTGCCACAGACGGTATCCCCCACAGAGGTTACCACAGTCAGTATCCCCCACAGAGGATGCCACAGCCAGTATCCCCCACAGAGCTTACCACAGTCGGTAGCCCCCCACAGAGGATGCCACAGCCGGTATCCTCCACAGAAGTTACCACAGCCGGTATCCCCCACAGAGGTTGCCACAGCCGGTATCCCCCCACAGAGAGTGCCACAGCCAGTATCCCCCACAGTGGTTGCCACAGCCGGTATCCCCCCACAGAGACTGCCACAGCCAATATCCCCCACAGAGGTTGCCACAGCCGGTATCCCCCACAGAGGTTACCACAGTCAGTATCCCCCACAGAGGATGCCACAGCCAGTATCCCCCACAGAGCTTACCACAGTCGGTAGCCCCCACAGAGGATGCCACAGCCGGTATCCTCCACAGAAGTTACCACAGCCGGTATCCCCCACAAAGGTTGCCACAGCCGGTATCCCCCCACAGAGACTACCACAGCCAATATCCCCCACAAAGGTTGCCACAGCCAGTATCCCCCACAGAGGTTGCCACAGATGTTATCCCCCACAGAGGCTGCCACAGCCGGTATCCCCCACAGAGGTTGCCACAGCCGGTATCCCCCACAGAGGCTGCCACAGCCGGTATCCCCCACAGAGGTTGCCACAGCCGGTATCCCCTACAGAGGGCAACTACACAATAAGGGGTCTGGAGGTTGTAGTTGTCATGGCATGCTCTCACAATACCTCACAGATCCACTGTGCACCTGTCATCAGATCCAGTGCGTTGGTAAACATTCAGAGGGGATGA